From Rhineura floridana isolate rRhiFlo1 chromosome 5, rRhiFlo1.hap2, whole genome shotgun sequence, a single genomic window includes:
- the LOC133384977 gene encoding P2Y purinoceptor 8-like, producing MDKNDTKLDSATLDMLKNQGIMITLPVVYSLIAIISIPGNIFSLWILFFHIKPRTTSVIFMINLSVTDLALVSCFPFQIIYHSHKNHWSFSKNLCSFVTVMFYANMYCSIITMTYISFDRYLGVVYPMTSKKWRRKRYAISSCFGMWCLVLLALWPLAATDLTYEVKELNITTCFDVLKWDMLPNKMAWAAFLLLPFFFFFLVPFTVTVACYIGIIRKLIQASHKYGNGQKTRSIYLAVIVLLVFIICFAPNNFILLVHMVSRLNGSEGYYHIYKLTLCLSCFNNCIDPFIYYFASKEFYQKFKQVIGQKVPLIDSWESRRESLFSARTMSARSMSSGHVEGMNSPKVCLQRHESVF from the coding sequence ATGGATAAAAATGATACCAAGTTGGATAGTGCAACCCTGGACATGCTTAAGAACCAAGGCATCATGATCACTTTGCCAGTAGTGTACTCGCTGATAGCCATCATCAGCATTCCAGGAAACATTTTCTCCCTCTGGATTCTCTTCTTTCACATCAAGCCCAGAACAACATCAGTCATCTTCATGATTAATCTTAGTGTTACAGACCTTGCACTGGTTTCATGTTTTCCCTTCCAGATTATATATCACAGTCATAAGAACCACTGGTCTTTCAGCAAGAACCTGTGTAGCTTTGTCACAGTGATGttttatgcaaatatgtattGCTCCATAATTACTATGACCTATATCAGTTTTGACCGCTACTTGGGAGTGGTATATCCAATGACATCCAAAAAATGGAGAAGAAAGAGATATGCAATTTCAAGCTGCTTTGGGATGTGGTGTCTTGTACTATTAGCCCTGTGGCCCTTAGCAGCAACAGACCTGACTTATGAAGTGAAAGAACTGAACATTACAACATGTTTTGATGTCCTCAAGTGGGATATGCTTCCCAATAAGATGGCATGGGCAGCTTTCCTTTTActgcccttcttcttcttcttcttggtccCATTCACAGTGACAGTAGCCTGCTATATTGGCATTATTCGGAAGCTGATCCAGGCTTCTCACAAATATGGCAACGGGCAGAAGACCCGGTCAATCTACTTAGCTGTGATAGTCCTCTTAGTTTTCATCATTTGTTTTGCTCCCAACAACTTTATCCTGCTGGTGCACATGGTTAGCCGTCTCAATGGCTCGGAGGGCTACTACCACATTTACAAACTCACCTTATGCCTCAGTTGCTTCAACAACTGCATAGATCCATTCATTTACTACTTTGCATCCAAAGAGTTTTATCAGAAGTTCAAGCAGGTGATAGGCCAGAAGGTGCCTCTGATTGACAGCTGGGAGAGTAGAAGAGAAAGCTTGTTCTCTGCTAGGACAATGTCAGCAAGATCAATGTCGAGTGGACATGTGGAAGGGATGAACTCACCTAAAGTATGTTTGCAAAGACATGAAAGTGTGTTTTAA